The following coding sequences are from one Rattus norvegicus strain BN/NHsdMcwi chromosome 11, GRCr8, whole genome shotgun sequence window:
- the Ccdc54 gene encoding coiled-coil domain-containing protein 54, which produces MYRFHTKRVRVAAGQVWTSNLHKIRRSLKNVYQKCKSRHSYSTNYPTTASYDCDQDTLSLNEEMSLTFMLQDIKTGQMELLSQMTDIVSAISNIQDKVNHYQNQMEALETRINISEDRQATSNKDILSMKEDINTLKKKMTDLENQNSYSSVHCLEVLEGEKGKEIAQLLQKLLQPETTKDTATSSDTVISSAEPEGAPSYPEPTDELKKNTMSSQPIITLKKTNSLQNASMGCKHVRPNIYIYPDFSTWIKLTFVHGGSWRFFLNATKLEEFIQWLLSRPMILPEEPQIIPQRDYAFIGPIERLATVCLSLFNYVYCLFGSSKEEITRL; this is translated from the coding sequence ATGTACAGATTTCACACCAAAAGAGTAAGAGTTGCCGCTGGGCAGGTGTGGACTTCAAATCTCCACAAGATCAGACGATCGCTTAAAAATGTTTACCAGAAATGTAAGTCCCGGCACTCATATTCAACCAACTACCCAACAACGGCTTCTTACGATTGTGACCAAGATACTCTCAGTTTGAATGAAGAAATGAGTCTAACATTTATGCTCCAAGACATTAAAACGGGACAAATGGAACTCCTCAGCCAAATGACTGACATTGTCAGTGCAATATCAAATATCCAGGACAAGGTCAACCATTATCAGAATCAGATGGAAGCCCTAGAAACCAGAATAAACATCAGCGAAGACAGACAAGCTACAAGCAACAAAGACATCCTCTCCATGAAAGAAGATATCAACACTCTAAAGAAGAAGATGACAGACCTGGAAAACCAGAATTCTTACTCCAGCGTACACTGTCTAGAGGtcttggagggagaaaaaggtaaaGAAATTGCACAGCTCCTCCAAAAGCTCTTACAACCTGAAACCACGAAGGATACGGCCACCTCTTCAGACACCGTCATCTCTTCAGCAGAGCCAGAGGGAGCGCCCAGTTACCCAGAGCCCACTGATGAGCTTAAGAAAAACACAATGTCGTCTCAGCCTATAATAACGCTGAAGAAAACGAATAGCCTCCAAAATGCATCAATGGGTTGCAAACACGTAAGgccaaatatttatatttacccTGACTTCAGTACATGGATCAAGCTCACTTTTGTTCATGGAGGAAGTTGGAGATTTTTCCTTAATGCCACCAAGTTAGAGGAATTCATCCAGTGGCTTCTGTCTAGGCCAATGATCCTTCCTGAGGAACCACAAATCATACCCCAGAGAGACTATGCCTTCATTGGACCCATTGAGAGGTTGGCCACAGTTTGCCTCTCTCTTTTCAACTATGTTTATTGCCTTTTTGGTTCCTCAAAAGAGGAAATAACTCGACTTTAG